The following proteins are co-located in the Sphingomonas donggukensis genome:
- a CDS encoding transposase family protein produces the protein MSYNKFAPGTLIYIDGAEFRAEGYSKGRIGLINTVTGASYLCRDKDGEFGLLTDDEFDSLLEGGRLKIVSPRTTDRVRLQNEVSQISLAQASKADPGIEKMIEQCRLLDDLGVPNGDKAILRALAKRWDAEMIAKHGPHDPPRTIRYWRSKRGRPGNRHPRDMVRLNRVAVARRSPNNANRQVLWKHAIEGWTVKALPKHVHASYAAEIRQINEGRHPLFPKPEEPYKTVSQRTVRRAYDWLESSATVATKDGKAAVEQDWRGAGRSLTADFAFHRVIIDHTRLNAFAVDDEFEIVLGRPWLTLAIDVRTRAIVASLISFTSPCSWTVGEILRRMALPKRPPSEMAERYPVLRKIRGKPTEIVVDNAAEFRSHTMEAAARGAGIGVRFCPIKAPRYRAVGERAMGTINREICGLLPGRVLPPHDARRFSHNPEDEACVLMRDLEAVANMAIAIYHTEPHSGIGDRQPALMIEHEMNRHGITNFADLDSFRIDTMKIAEDAQVTPSGIRAFGMRYHNILAVPSLLDDLVPLEGRRQRRDDSTATVDFRYDPMDIGRIHVWNRRSRKFVELTCSDERYADGMPEWFHMQIGAKAKQDKEAFNTEDERLAARSRMIQAIRDISLTAKKKSRENLARLLEIRHHREIVGNIVELSTIEPEPVSIDEFIACDRAALTSLDQEILSSRPVARERKSHANMRGRHAEREARDPRDAGQPRPEPTPPEPGQARRRPRVKAARGGFE, from the coding sequence ATGAGTTACAACAAGTTTGCGCCCGGCACGCTCATCTACATCGACGGCGCGGAGTTCCGAGCGGAAGGCTACAGCAAGGGCCGCATCGGCCTCATCAATACCGTGACCGGTGCCAGCTACCTGTGCCGCGACAAGGACGGAGAGTTCGGCCTGCTCACCGACGACGAGTTCGACAGCTTGCTCGAAGGCGGTCGGCTTAAGATCGTTAGCCCCCGCACCACCGATCGCGTTCGCCTTCAAAATGAGGTGTCGCAAATCTCCCTCGCGCAGGCGAGCAAGGCGGATCCCGGCATCGAGAAGATGATCGAGCAGTGCCGTCTGCTTGACGATTTGGGCGTACCCAATGGCGACAAAGCGATCCTGCGGGCCCTGGCGAAACGGTGGGACGCGGAAATGATCGCAAAGCACGGTCCGCACGACCCGCCGCGCACGATCCGGTATTGGCGCAGCAAGCGAGGGCGCCCGGGGAACCGGCATCCCCGCGACATGGTGAGGCTCAACCGCGTCGCGGTTGCGCGGCGTTCACCCAACAACGCAAACCGCCAAGTGCTCTGGAAGCATGCGATCGAGGGGTGGACCGTCAAGGCGCTGCCCAAGCATGTCCACGCTTCCTACGCGGCAGAGATTCGCCAGATCAACGAGGGCCGGCACCCGCTCTTTCCAAAGCCTGAAGAACCTTACAAGACCGTTTCCCAGCGCACGGTCCGCCGCGCATACGATTGGCTCGAATCCAGCGCCACTGTGGCCACGAAGGATGGCAAGGCGGCCGTCGAGCAGGACTGGAGGGGGGCCGGCCGCTCGCTCACCGCCGATTTCGCCTTCCACAGGGTCATCATCGACCACACCCGGCTCAACGCGTTCGCCGTCGACGACGAATTCGAGATCGTGCTCGGCCGTCCGTGGCTGACCTTGGCAATCGACGTGCGGACGCGCGCCATCGTCGCCTCGCTGATCAGCTTCACGTCGCCATGCTCTTGGACGGTCGGTGAGATCCTGCGCCGGATGGCTCTCCCCAAGCGCCCTCCGTCCGAGATGGCGGAGCGATACCCGGTCCTTCGAAAGATTCGAGGCAAGCCGACGGAGATCGTCGTCGACAACGCGGCGGAGTTCCGCAGCCATACGATGGAGGCCGCAGCGCGGGGCGCCGGCATCGGCGTTCGCTTCTGCCCGATCAAGGCTCCACGCTACCGTGCTGTTGGCGAGCGCGCCATGGGCACCATCAACCGCGAGATTTGCGGCCTGCTCCCCGGCCGGGTGCTTCCCCCGCACGACGCGCGCCGATTCTCCCACAATCCCGAGGACGAGGCCTGCGTTTTGATGCGTGACCTCGAGGCCGTCGCGAACATGGCGATCGCAATCTACCATACCGAGCCCCACTCCGGCATCGGCGACCGCCAACCCGCTCTCATGATCGAACATGAGATGAACAGGCACGGCATCACCAACTTCGCAGACCTCGACTCCTTTCGCATCGACACGATGAAGATCGCGGAGGACGCGCAGGTAACGCCGAGCGGCATACGTGCGTTCGGCATGCGGTATCACAACATCCTGGCGGTGCCGTCATTGCTCGACGACCTCGTGCCGCTGGAAGGCCGCCGACAGCGACGCGACGATTCCACGGCGACCGTCGATTTCCGCTACGATCCGATGGATATCGGCCGCATCCATGTTTGGAACCGTCGAAGCCGAAAGTTCGTCGAGCTCACGTGCTCGGACGAGCGGTATGCCGATGGGATGCCCGAATGGTTCCACATGCAAATCGGGGCCAAGGCTAAGCAGGACAAAGAGGCCTTCAATACGGAGGACGAGCGTCTGGCCGCCAGATCCCGAATGATCCAGGCTATCCGCGACATCAGTCTAACCGCAAAGAAGAAGTCCCGCGAGAACCTGGCCAGGCTGCTGGAAATCCGGCACCACCGCGAGATCGTCGGCAACATCGTCGAGCTGAGCACGATCGAGCCGGAACCCGTTTCGATCGACGAATTCATCGCATGCGACCGCGCCGCCCTGACGTCGCTCGACCAGGAGATCCTCTCCAGCAGGCCGGTGGCCAGGGAGCGGAAGTCCCACGCGAACATGCGCGGACGCCATGCCGAACGTGAGGCCCGGGACCCCCGCGACGCCGGTCAGCCCCGCCCCGAGCCGACGCCCCCCGAGCCCGGCCAAGCCCGGCGCCGTCCCCGTGTCAAAGCCGCACGAGGAGGTTTCGAATGA
- a CDS encoding TniB family NTP-binding protein: MTEKASERAARIGAARAEFDGIVVDYPPTTAAIETIEELRVATRLRPASTPCGGILLNAPIGTGKTSTVRQAATYAASTAPEGNTPILLVEMPTAGSTDSVPSAILGALGHARPDLGKPAARWLRAVADMRARGVEILVFDEFNRANRRPTMSRPIATSIREHIMDAGVAAVVFVGTADAAVVLDQCPELLDRLEGEIDLSPLEWCDEEDRELFTDFVKDIDQALVDKRLLDEHSGLGKAKVAQRLCEASRGRLRPLMRIVRGAMAIAMKRDGTSISVADLHDATEDYAKRFRMIERNPFA, translated from the coding sequence ATGACTGAGAAAGCCAGTGAGAGGGCCGCGCGCATCGGCGCGGCCCGAGCCGAGTTCGACGGCATCGTCGTCGACTATCCGCCCACGACCGCCGCAATCGAGACGATCGAGGAGCTGCGCGTCGCGACGCGGCTGCGCCCCGCCAGCACGCCTTGTGGCGGGATCCTGCTCAACGCCCCCATCGGCACCGGCAAAACCTCGACGGTGCGGCAGGCGGCTACCTATGCCGCAAGCACCGCCCCCGAGGGGAACACGCCGATCCTGCTCGTGGAAATGCCCACGGCCGGATCGACCGACTCGGTGCCGTCCGCCATCCTTGGGGCATTGGGCCACGCCCGCCCGGACCTCGGCAAGCCGGCGGCGCGGTGGCTCCGCGCTGTCGCGGATATGCGAGCCCGGGGCGTCGAGATCCTCGTCTTTGACGAGTTCAATCGCGCCAATCGCCGCCCCACGATGAGCCGACCGATCGCCACCAGCATCCGCGAGCACATCATGGATGCCGGTGTCGCCGCCGTGGTCTTCGTCGGAACCGCCGACGCAGCCGTTGTCCTCGACCAGTGCCCCGAGTTGCTCGACCGCCTCGAGGGCGAGATCGACCTCAGCCCGCTCGAATGGTGCGATGAGGAAGACCGCGAGCTCTTCACGGATTTCGTAAAGGACATCGATCAGGCACTGGTCGACAAGCGACTCCTGGATGAACACTCCGGCCTAGGGAAGGCGAAGGTCGCACAACGGCTGTGCGAGGCGTCGAGAGGCCGGCTGCGCCCCCTCATGCGGATCGTGCGGGGAGCTATGGCAATCGCGATGAAACGGGACGGCACCTCGATCAGCGTGGCTGATCTCCACGACGCCACTGAGGACTACGCAAAGCGCTTCCGCATGATCGAACGGAACCCTTTCGCATGA
- a CDS encoding S41 family peptidase — translation MKRRPSTALVALAALLSACGGGSGGGTVGSTAGTSTPTPTSSTPTPTTTAGCSLRERQDWAAAQLREWYLFPELLPASLDPTPYTSVDTYIDALTATARAQRKDRYFTYLTSIAAENAYYASGQTAGFGFRLTTNTAQRRVFVAESFEGTSALAAGIDRGTEILAIGTSESSLRTVSDIIAAEGSNGVTNALGPNTAGTARVLRVTDAAGTRNVTIAKTDYELTPVSSRYGAKILDDGGKKVGYVNLRTFISTADPGLRAAFAQFRAAGVTEVVVDLRYNGGGLVSIAQLFGDLLGAGRSTSDVFSYTTFNAAKSANNETRNFMTQPQAIAATKIAFIGTGGTASASELVMNAYIPYLHANAALIGTNTYGKPVGQIAIDRASCDDRLRVIAFATQNAARQGNYFDGLATVMEKTCAAGDDVTYPLGDARESSVKAALDFLAGRSCTSIATASATSALRADEPALLERRELLTPERPNTAQREVPGLF, via the coding sequence ATGAAGCGTCGTCCGTCCACTGCCCTTGTTGCCCTTGCCGCGCTGTTGTCCGCCTGTGGCGGGGGATCGGGGGGCGGGACGGTCGGGTCGACTGCCGGCACATCGACGCCGACGCCGACGAGCTCAACGCCCACTCCGACGACGACCGCGGGCTGTTCGCTGCGCGAGCGGCAGGACTGGGCGGCGGCGCAGCTGCGCGAATGGTATCTGTTCCCCGAGCTGCTGCCGGCCTCGCTCGATCCCACCCCCTATACCTCGGTCGACACCTATATCGACGCGCTGACCGCGACCGCGCGGGCGCAGCGCAAGGACCGGTATTTCACCTACCTGACCTCGATCGCGGCGGAGAACGCCTATTATGCGTCGGGGCAGACCGCGGGCTTCGGCTTCCGCCTGACGACCAACACCGCGCAGCGCCGCGTGTTCGTCGCCGAATCGTTCGAGGGCACGTCGGCGCTCGCCGCCGGGATCGACCGCGGGACCGAGATCCTGGCGATCGGCACGAGCGAATCGAGCCTGCGCACCGTCAGCGACATCATCGCCGCCGAAGGGTCGAACGGCGTGACCAATGCGCTGGGCCCGAACACCGCCGGCACCGCGCGCGTGCTGCGCGTCACCGATGCCGCGGGCACGCGCAACGTGACGATCGCCAAGACCGATTACGAGCTGACGCCGGTATCCTCGCGCTACGGCGCCAAGATCCTGGACGACGGCGGCAAGAAGGTCGGCTACGTCAACCTGCGCACCTTCATCTCGACCGCCGACCCCGGCCTGCGCGCCGCGTTCGCGCAGTTCCGCGCCGCCGGCGTGACCGAGGTCGTGGTCGACCTGCGCTACAACGGCGGCGGGCTGGTTTCGATCGCGCAGCTGTTCGGCGACCTGCTCGGCGCCGGGCGGTCGACCTCGGACGTGTTCAGCTACACCACGTTCAACGCGGCCAAGTCCGCCAACAACGAAACCCGCAACTTCATGACCCAGCCGCAGGCGATCGCGGCGACGAAGATCGCGTTCATCGGCACCGGCGGCACCGCGTCGGCGAGCGAGCTGGTGATGAACGCCTACATCCCCTACCTGCATGCCAATGCCGCACTGATCGGCACCAACACCTATGGCAAGCCGGTCGGCCAGATCGCGATCGACCGGGCGTCCTGCGACGACCGGCTGCGCGTGATCGCGTTCGCGACGCAGAATGCCGCGCGGCAGGGCAATTACTTCGATGGCCTGGCAACGGTGATGGAGAAGACCTGCGCCGCGGGCGACGACGTCACCTATCCGCTCGGCGACGCGCGCGAATCGTCGGTGAAGGCGGCGCTCGATTTCCTCGCCGGGCGCAGCTGCACCTCGATCGCGACGGCCAGCGCGACATCGGCGTTGCGCGCGGACGAGCCGGCGCTGCTCGAGCGGCGCGAGCTGCTGACGCCCGAGCGTCCGAACACCGCGCAGCGCGAGGTGCCGGGGCTGTTCTAG
- the dapF gene encoding diaminopimelate epimerase, translating to MRFAFIKCHGSGNDFPLIDARALDLSDGEWASVARALSDRAGPVGSDGVLLLTAGGGDCAFGMRMFNADGSEAETCLNGLRCVARAGFEALGVDAARVRLKVSTASVARVDALAPGVVTVQTRAGPASTDPVDVGLRVAAPVIDAAIAGLPSDRRFTAVAMPNPHLVSFVERVDEAELVTLGQWCEAGPALLADRANVSFVELRDDGLFVRTFERGVGLTDACGSAMAASVYAAGLTGRVAFGREIVVRNPGGFVRGTATAPQAGAVVTIAGNATFEWDGAIDIDLATGAPGPLTITRRRDDEVAAWAAVAVPASASASASASA from the coding sequence ATGCGCTTCGCCTTCATCAAATGCCACGGCAGCGGCAATGATTTCCCCCTGATCGACGCGCGGGCGCTCGACCTGTCCGACGGCGAGTGGGCGAGCGTCGCGCGGGCGCTGTCGGACCGCGCCGGGCCGGTCGGCAGCGATGGGGTGTTGCTGCTGACCGCGGGCGGGGGCGACTGCGCGTTCGGCATGCGGATGTTCAATGCCGACGGGTCGGAGGCGGAGACGTGCCTGAACGGCCTGCGCTGCGTCGCCCGCGCAGGGTTCGAGGCGCTCGGCGTGGACGCGGCGCGCGTGCGGCTGAAGGTCAGCACCGCCAGCGTCGCGCGGGTGGATGCGCTCGCGCCGGGCGTGGTTACCGTGCAGACACGGGCCGGCCCGGCCTCGACCGATCCGGTGGACGTCGGCCTGCGCGTTGCCGCCCCGGTCATCGACGCGGCGATCGCCGGCCTGCCGAGCGACCGGCGCTTCACCGCGGTCGCGATGCCCAATCCGCATCTGGTCAGTTTCGTCGAGCGCGTGGACGAGGCCGAGCTGGTGACGCTGGGCCAGTGGTGCGAGGCGGGGCCGGCACTGCTTGCCGACCGCGCGAACGTCTCGTTCGTCGAATTGCGCGACGACGGCCTGTTCGTGCGCACCTTCGAACGCGGGGTCGGGCTGACCGACGCCTGCGGCAGCGCGATGGCGGCGTCGGTCTATGCCGCGGGGCTGACCGGGCGGGTGGCGTTCGGGCGCGAGATCGTCGTGCGCAACCCCGGCGGCTTCGTGCGCGGTACCGCGACCGCGCCCCAAGCCGGCGCGGTCGTGACCATCGCCGGCAACGCCACGTTCGAATGGGACGGCGCGATCGACATCGACCTGGCGACCGGTGCGCCCGGCCCCCTCACCATCACCCGCCGCCGCGACGACGAGGTCGCGGCCTGGGCGGCGGTCGCGGTCCCCGCCTCAGCCTCAGCCTCAGCCTCAGCCTCAGCCTAG
- a CDS encoding glutathione S-transferase family protein encodes MIVYGSTLSPYVRKVMAFLAEKGLTAELKPGGMGRGGPEFAAASPFGKMPGFTDGDYGLSDSSAIVAYVEAKHPEPSLIPAEPRARGRTIWFDEFADTIVMAAGAKMFFNRFVAPKVLKRPGDTALADAAEANDLPPLLAYLETQIPPSGFLVEDRLTLADIAVASPFANFRHIAVAIDPALYPRTIGYVDAILSRPSFAPLLAAETQFVQSLG; translated from the coding sequence ATGATCGTCTATGGATCGACCCTGTCGCCCTATGTCCGCAAGGTCATGGCGTTCCTCGCGGAAAAAGGGCTGACCGCCGAGCTGAAACCCGGCGGCATGGGGCGCGGCGGCCCCGAATTCGCGGCGGCGAGCCCGTTCGGGAAGATGCCGGGCTTCACCGACGGCGACTATGGCCTGAGCGATTCGAGCGCGATCGTCGCCTATGTCGAGGCGAAGCATCCCGAGCCGTCGCTGATCCCCGCCGAGCCGCGCGCCCGCGGACGGACGATCTGGTTCGACGAATTCGCCGACACCATCGTGATGGCGGCGGGCGCGAAGATGTTCTTCAACCGTTTCGTGGCGCCAAAGGTGCTGAAGCGTCCCGGCGACACCGCGCTCGCCGACGCCGCCGAGGCCAACGACCTGCCGCCTTTGCTCGCCTATCTCGAAACGCAGATCCCGCCATCGGGCTTCCTGGTCGAGGATCGCCTGACCCTGGCCGACATCGCCGTCGCCAGTCCGTTCGCGAATTTCCGCCATATCGCGGTTGCGATCGATCCGGCGCTCTATCCGCGCACCATCGGCTATGTCGATGCGATCCTGTCGCGCCCGAGCTTCGCGCCGCTGCTGGCGGCGGAGACGCAGTTCGTGCAGTCGCTGGGCTGA
- a CDS encoding RNB domain-containing ribonuclease, producing MKAIADPAQLLGPGLAAIRAEFQVPVGFPPDVLAAAEAAARRAPTAHRDRTDMAFVTLDPATSTDLDQAFAIEAAGGDLLLHYAIADVAWFVTDGDPVDGEAWARGETLYLPDGKAGLYPPVLAEGAASLLPDGPRPAVVFTTRVASDGAVRIEGVERALIRSRAKLAYDRATPGDLPAGFADLSRRIHDAEMRRGAARVDPPDQEVVAQGDGRFALTFRPMLETETQNAALSLATNMAVADLLQAHGTGLFRVMEGPDDGAVARLRQSARALGLAWPAEATLAAFEASLDPSDPAQAAFMLAIRRAGNGAGYAAYRAGVVPWHAAVAATYAHATAPLRRLADRYVVQAALAVANGQAVPDAVTAAFARLPAVMAKADARAGRIDRAVVDLAEAAMLERRVGETFAAVATDLDEKGVRLQLCDLPVLARVDASGVAAGDRLSVRLETADPVARRIGFALA from the coding sequence ATGAAGGCGATCGCAGACCCCGCCCAGCTGCTCGGCCCCGGCCTGGCCGCGATCCGTGCCGAGTTCCAGGTGCCGGTGGGCTTCCCGCCCGACGTGCTGGCGGCGGCCGAGGCGGCCGCCAGGCGCGCGCCGACCGCGCACCGCGACCGCACCGACATGGCGTTCGTCACGCTCGATCCGGCGACCTCGACCGACCTCGACCAAGCGTTCGCGATCGAAGCGGCGGGCGGCGACCTGCTGCTCCACTATGCCATCGCCGACGTCGCGTGGTTCGTGACCGATGGCGATCCGGTCGATGGAGAGGCGTGGGCGCGCGGCGAGACTCTGTACCTGCCCGACGGCAAGGCCGGGCTCTATCCGCCGGTGCTGGCCGAGGGCGCGGCGAGCCTGCTGCCCGATGGCCCGCGCCCGGCGGTGGTGTTCACCACGCGGGTTGCCAGCGACGGCGCGGTGCGGATCGAGGGGGTGGAGCGCGCGCTGATCCGCAGCCGCGCGAAGCTCGCCTACGACCGCGCGACTCCCGGCGACCTGCCCGCAGGCTTCGCGGACCTCTCGCGCCGTATCCACGATGCCGAGATGCGTCGCGGCGCCGCGCGGGTCGACCCGCCGGACCAGGAAGTGGTGGCGCAGGGCGACGGCCGCTTCGCGCTCACCTTCCGCCCGATGCTGGAGACCGAGACGCAGAATGCGGCGCTGTCGCTCGCCACCAACATGGCGGTCGCCGATCTGCTGCAGGCGCATGGTACCGGGCTGTTCCGGGTGATGGAGGGGCCGGACGACGGCGCGGTCGCGCGGCTGCGCCAGTCGGCCCGCGCCCTCGGCCTCGCCTGGCCCGCGGAGGCGACGCTCGCCGCGTTCGAGGCGTCGCTCGATCCGTCCGACCCGGCGCAGGCGGCGTTCATGCTGGCGATCCGCCGCGCGGGCAACGGCGCCGGCTATGCCGCGTACCGTGCCGGCGTGGTGCCGTGGCACGCCGCGGTCGCCGCGACCTATGCCCATGCCACAGCTCCCCTTCGCCGGCTGGCCGACCGCTATGTCGTTCAGGCGGCGCTGGCGGTCGCGAACGGACAGGCGGTGCCCGACGCGGTGACCGCGGCGTTCGCGCGCCTGCCCGCGGTGATGGCAAAGGCGGATGCGCGCGCCGGGCGGATCGACCGCGCGGTGGTCGATCTGGCGGAGGCGGCGATGCTCGAGCGGCGCGTGGGCGAAACGTTCGCCGCGGTCGCGACCGACCTCGACGAGAAGGGCGTGCGCCTGCAATTGTGCGACCTGCCGGTGCTGGCGCGGGTCGATGCCAGCGGAGTCGCGGCGGGTGACAGGCTCAGCGTGCGGCTGGAGACGGCAGACCCGGTCGCGCGGCGCATCGGCTTCGCGCTGGCATAG
- the trmB gene encoding tRNA (guanine(46)-N(7))-methyltransferase TrmB codes for MIDPATHRQLYGRRQGHKLRTGQSALVETLLPQVAVPETGALDAGRLFGRDCPLELEIGFGAGEHLAGQAAMRPDHGFIGCEPFLNGVVGALNHIRDEALDNVRLHMGNAIDVIDRLPDASLTRVYLLHPDPWPKQRHAKRRMVNDGPLDLIAAKLMPGAEFRLGTDDPTYCAHAMMVMNRRRDFAWQAQEASDFLTRPGDWPETRYERKARRQRHEVWYFRYVRL; via the coding sequence ATGATCGATCCCGCCACCCACCGCCAGCTCTATGGCCGCCGCCAGGGGCACAAGCTGCGCACCGGCCAGTCCGCGCTGGTCGAGACTTTGTTGCCCCAAGTCGCGGTACCCGAAACCGGCGCGCTCGATGCCGGGCGGCTGTTCGGGCGCGACTGCCCCCTGGAGCTGGAGATCGGGTTCGGCGCGGGCGAGCATCTGGCGGGCCAGGCGGCGATGCGGCCCGACCACGGCTTCATCGGCTGCGAACCGTTCCTGAACGGCGTCGTCGGCGCGCTCAACCACATCCGCGACGAGGCGCTCGACAACGTCCGCCTGCACATGGGCAACGCCATCGACGTGATCGACCGGCTGCCCGACGCCAGCCTGACGCGCGTCTATCTGCTCCATCCCGATCCCTGGCCCAAGCAGCGCCACGCCAAGCGCCGCATGGTCAACGACGGCCCGCTCGACCTGATCGCCGCGAAGCTGATGCCGGGCGCCGAATTCCGCCTCGGCACCGACGACCCGACCTATTGCGCGCACGCGATGATGGTGATGAACCGCCGCCGCGATTTCGCGTGGCAGGCGCAAGAGGCCAGCGACTTTCTGACCCGCCCCGGCGACTGGCCCGAAACCCGCTACGAACGCAAGGCGCGGCGGCAGAGGCACGAGGTCTGGTATTTCAGATATGTCAGGCTCTGA
- a CDS encoding pseudouridine synthase, which yields MTRLLLFNKPFGVLSQFTDRGSPTVRSTLSEFIAVKGVYPAGRLDRDSEGLMLLCDDGRLQARIADPRFKMPKTYLVQVEGDPQEPELERLRQGVRLNDGMTLPADVARIDAPDLWLRDPPIRQRKLIPDSWLTITIREGRNRQVRRMTAAVGLPTLRLVRWSVGEWTVAGIAPGAFELLSNPPGF from the coding sequence ATGACCCGGCTGCTCCTGTTCAACAAACCCTTCGGCGTCCTGTCGCAGTTCACCGACCGCGGATCGCCGACGGTGCGGTCGACCCTGTCGGAATTCATCGCGGTAAAGGGCGTCTATCCCGCCGGCAGGCTCGATCGGGACAGCGAGGGCCTGATGCTGTTGTGCGACGACGGGCGGCTGCAGGCGCGCATTGCCGATCCGCGATTCAAGATGCCCAAGACCTATCTCGTGCAGGTCGAGGGCGATCCGCAGGAACCGGAACTGGAGCGCCTGCGCCAGGGCGTCCGGCTCAACGATGGCATGACCCTGCCTGCCGATGTCGCTCGCATCGATGCGCCGGACCTGTGGCTGCGCGATCCGCCGATACGCCAGCGCAAGCTCATCCCCGACAGCTGGCTGACGATCACCATCCGCGAAGGGCGCAACCGGCAGGTGCGCCGGATGACGGCGGCGGTCGGCTTGCCTACGCTCAGGCTGGTCCGCTGGTCGGTCGGCGAATGGACCGTCGCCGGGATCGCCCCGGGCGCGTTCGAGCTGTTGTCCAATCCGCCAGGATTCTGA
- a CDS encoding 23S rRNA (adenine(2030)-N(6))-methyltransferase RlmJ, whose amino-acid sequence MNYRHSFHAGNSADVVKHSLLIALVRALQQKPGALTLIDTHAGCGLYDLGGEQAGRTGEAEQGLLRAFADANPVLDDYRAAVQAVNVAAEPRLYPGSPQFLAQLLRPQDVLILNEKHPEDAQALRRAMRDTPAAVHQRDAYELWLAMLPTRTARGVVVVDPPYEQTDERDRITATLAAAHRKWAHGVTVIWYPLKDRAAHRRWKDSLRKLGIPKFLVVEHWLYDADQPGIYNGAGLFIVNPPYAFTQALPPLLEASRAALAPEGHRGAITADWLND is encoded by the coding sequence GTGAATTATCGCCATTCCTTCCATGCCGGCAACAGCGCCGATGTCGTCAAGCACAGCCTGCTGATCGCGCTCGTCCGGGCGTTGCAGCAGAAACCGGGCGCGCTGACCCTGATCGACACCCACGCCGGCTGCGGGCTCTACGACCTTGGCGGCGAGCAGGCCGGGCGCACCGGCGAAGCCGAGCAGGGCTTGCTGCGGGCCTTTGCCGACGCGAACCCCGTGCTGGACGACTACCGCGCCGCCGTGCAGGCGGTGAATGTCGCGGCGGAGCCGCGCCTGTACCCCGGCTCGCCGCAGTTTTTGGCGCAGCTGCTGCGCCCGCAGGACGTGCTGATCCTCAATGAAAAGCATCCCGAGGACGCGCAGGCGCTGCGCCGCGCGATGCGCGATACGCCCGCCGCCGTGCATCAGCGCGATGCCTATGAGCTGTGGCTCGCGATGCTTCCGACCCGCACGGCCCGCGGCGTGGTGGTGGTCGATCCGCCCTACGAGCAGACCGACGAACGCGACCGCATCACCGCCACGCTCGCCGCGGCGCACCGCAAATGGGCGCATGGCGTGACGGTCATCTGGTATCCGCTGAAGGACCGCGCGGCGCATCGGCGGTGGAAGGACAGTCTGCGCAAGCTCGGCATCCCGAAATTCCTGGTCGTCGAGCATTGGCTGTACGATGCCGACCAGCCCGGCATCTACAACGGCGCGGGGCTGTTCATCGTCAACCCGCCCTACGCCTTCACCCAAGCGCTGCCACCGCTGCTCGAAGCGAGCCGCGCCGCGCTGGCGCCGGAGGGGCATCGGGGCGCGATCACCGCCGATTGGCTGAACGATTAA